A stretch of the Persephonella sp. genome encodes the following:
- a CDS encoding Rne/Rng family ribonuclease, translating into MDRELVIISSRNLYLYVIYEDKEPVEVRVEYKDLVRQSGNIYKGKIKRIVPAMNAAFVDIGEEREAFLPLKDINNCPKELKVNENIIVQVKRSAVGTKGAKLSCKIAIPGKYLVLIPDNPYISISTKIEDPEEKNRIKEHIKWLLEPFNEENHGFIIRTSAADASDEAIIEDFLSLKQLWNNISKSAKNKKTPSLLYEETSKIYSILRDYAGNFSKIISDDIKKLKEIKEYLKKNFPNQKIKLEPYRKRKVSLYSYYQIDKLIHKILNPYVWLPNGGYIVIEETEALVSIDVNSGSHCKHKSLEETAYHTNLEAIKEIAKHLRLRDLGGIIIIDFIDMKDTERKKSLIEQFKKEVKKDKRPVKIKNFTSLGLLELTRKKLEESLIKQLTEICFTCGGQGFVRSKNLILFEIEKKISEMKPFVKLRIKVNPAIYRAVNNLIKDLKLADRIDILSDININVNKFSIERVE; encoded by the coding sequence GTGGACAGAGAGCTTGTTATTATTTCTTCTAGAAATCTTTATTTATATGTTATTTATGAGGATAAGGAACCTGTTGAAGTCCGTGTAGAATACAAAGACCTTGTGAGACAGTCCGGAAATATCTATAAAGGCAAAATAAAAAGAATTGTTCCTGCCATGAACGCAGCCTTTGTTGATATCGGTGAAGAAAGGGAAGCATTTTTACCATTAAAAGATATTAATAACTGTCCAAAGGAATTAAAAGTAAATGAGAATATAATTGTTCAGGTTAAAAGGTCAGCAGTTGGCACAAAAGGTGCAAAACTGTCCTGTAAAATAGCTATTCCTGGTAAATATCTAGTATTAATTCCTGATAATCCTTATATATCAATTTCAACGAAGATAGAAGATCCTGAAGAAAAAAACAGAATTAAAGAACATATTAAATGGCTTTTGGAGCCATTTAATGAAGAAAATCACGGGTTTATTATAAGGACTTCTGCTGCTGATGCTTCAGATGAGGCAATAATTGAGGACTTTCTTTCCCTTAAACAACTTTGGAACAATATTTCAAAATCTGCAAAAAACAAAAAAACACCTTCGTTGCTCTATGAAGAAACCAGCAAAATTTACAGTATATTGAGGGACTATGCCGGTAATTTTTCCAAAATAATATCAGATGATATAAAAAAGCTAAAAGAAATTAAAGAATATCTGAAAAAGAATTTCCCTAACCAAAAAATAAAACTGGAACCTTACAGAAAAAGAAAGGTTTCTTTATATTCTTACTATCAGATAGATAAACTTATCCACAAAATACTAAACCCATATGTCTGGCTTCCAAATGGTGGATATATAGTTATTGAGGAAACAGAAGCCCTTGTGTCTATAGATGTAAACAGTGGTAGCCACTGCAAACACAAATCCCTTGAAGAAACTGCATATCATACTAATTTGGAAGCAATTAAAGAAATTGCTAAACACCTGAGATTAAGGGATTTAGGCGGAATTATTATTATTGATTTTATAGACATGAAAGACACAGAAAGGAAAAAATCCTTGATAGAACAGTTCAAAAAAGAAGTTAAAAAAGATAAAAGACCAGTAAAAATAAAAAATTTTACTTCCCTTGGGCTACTGGAACTTACCCGGAAAAAGCTTGAGGAAAGCCTTATAAAACAGTTAACAGAGATATGTTTTACCTGTGGTGGTCAAGGATTTGTCAGAAGTAAAAATTTAATACTATTTGAAATTGAGAAAAAAATATCTGAAATGAAGCCTTTTGTAAAGCTGAG